A genomic stretch from Setaria italica strain Yugu1 chromosome VII, Setaria_italica_v2.0, whole genome shotgun sequence includes:
- the LOC101768332 gene encoding ammonium transporter 1 member 1 translates to MSTCAADLAPLLGPAAANATDYLCSQFTDTASAVDATYLLFSAYLVFAMQLGFAMLCAGSVRAKNTMNIMLTNVLDAAAGALFYYLFGFAFAFGTPSNGFIGKQFFGLKHLPKTGFDYPFFLYQWAFAIAAAGITSGSIAERTQFVAYLIYSAFLTGFVYPVVSHWFWSTDGWAAASRTSGPLLFGSGVIDFAGSGVVHMVGGVAGLWGALIEGPRIGRFDHAGRSVALKGHSASLVVLGTFLLWFGWYGFNPGSFTTILKSYGPTGSIHGQWSAVGRTAVTTTLAGSVAALTTLFGKRLQTGHWNVVDVCNGLLGGFAAITAGCSVVDPWAAVICGFVSAWVLIGANALAARLRFDDPLEAAQLHGGCGAWGILFTALFARKRYVEEIYGAGRPYGLFMGGGGRLLAAHVIQILVIAGWVSCTMGPLFYALKKLDLLRISADDEMAGMDMTRHGGFAYVYHDEDPGDKAGVGGFMLRSAQNRVEPAAAATGNQV, encoded by the coding sequence ATGTCGACGTGCGCGGCGGACCTTGCGCCGCTGctgggcccggcggcggcgaacgccaCGGACTACCTCTGCAGCCAGTTCACGGacacggcctcggcggtggaCGCCACGTACCTGCTCTTCTCGGCGTACCTCGTCTTCGCCATGCAGCTCGGCTTCGCCATGCTCTGCGCGGGCTCCGTCCGCGCCAAGAACACCATGAACATCATGCTCACCAACGTGCtcgacgccgcggcgggggcgctCTTCTACTACCTCTTCGGCTTCGCCTTCGCCTTCGGCACGCCCTCCAACGGCTTCATCGGGAAGCAGTTCTTCGGGCTCAAGCACCTCCCCAAGACCGGGTTCGATTACCCCTTCTTCCTCTACCAGTGGGccttcgccatcgccgccgcgggcaTCACGTCGGGGTCCATCGCCGAGAGGACGCAGTTCGTCGCCTACCTCATCTACTCCGCGTTCCTCACGGGGTTCGTGTACCCCGTGGTGTCCCACTGGTTCTGGTCCACCGACGGGTGGGCCGCCGCGAGCCGCACGTCCGGACCGCTCCTCTTCGGCTCCGGCGTCATCGACTTCGCCGGCTCCGGTGTCGTCCACATggtcggcggcgtcgcgggccTGTGGGGCGCGCTCATCGAGGGCCCCCGTATCGGGCGCTTCGACCACGCCGGCCGCTCCGTGGCGCTCAAGGGCCACAGCGCGTCGCTCGTCGTGCTCGGCACCTTCCTCCTGTGGTTCGGCTGGTACGGGTTCAACCCGGGGTCCTTCACCACCATCCTCAAGTCCTACGGCCCCACAGGCAGCATCCACGGGCAGTGGTCGGCCGTGGGCCGCACCGCCGTCACCACCACCCTCGCCGGCAGCGTCGCCGCGCTCACCACGCTGTTCGGGAAGCGGCTCCAGACGGGCCACTGGAACGTGGTGGACGTCTGCAACGGGCTCCTCGGCGGGTTCGCCGCTATCACCGCCGGGTGCAGCGTCGTCGACCCGTGGGCCGCCGTGATCTGCGGGTTCGTGTCGGCGTGGGTGCTCATCGGGGCGAACGCGCTCGCCGCGCGCCTCAGGTTCGACGACCCGCTGGAGGCCGCGCAGCTCCACGGCGGGTGCGGCGCGTGGGGGATCCTCTTCACGGCACTCTTCGCGAGGAAGAGGTACGtggaggagatctacggcgcgGGGAGGCCCTACGGGCTCttcatgggcggcggcgggcgcctcctcgccgcgcacgTCATCCAGATCCTGGTCATCGCGGGGTGGGTGAGCTGCACCATGGGCCCGCTCTTCTACGCGCTGAAGAAGCTGGACCTGCTGCGCATCTCGGCCGACGACGAGATGGCCGGCATGGACATGACCCGGCACGGCGGCTTCGCCTACGTGTACCACGACGAGGACCCCGGCGACAAGGCCGGGGTTGGTGGCTTCATGCTCCGGTCCGCGCAGAACCGCgtcgagccggcggcggcggcgaccggcaaTCAGGTGTGA